One part of the Methanobrevibacter ruminantium genome encodes these proteins:
- a CDS encoding amidohydrolase family protein: MESQNILIKNATILNPLGNGKTEEKNADVLIVEDRIAEIGSAIDESNAEKIIDATDKILMPGLVNTHTHISMSLLRGIADDLELDTWLNDHIWPMEAHLSREYCYIGALLGAAEMIKSGTTTFSDMYFYMDGVAQAVEEIGMRAVLSYGMIDFGIEEKRENEFKENISLIKNHNNTADGRITTMFGPHSIYTTSSELLERVRKEADKHQVGIHIHMNETMKEINDCKEAHQNKRPFEYLDDLGILGSDIVAAHGVWLDQNEIDLIKKYDVKVSHNPCSNMKLASGAAPIGELLKQNICVGLGTDGASSNNNLDMFDEMKFAALLQKVSTLNPKLATADEVINMATFNGANALGIDAGSIEVGKRADLILVDTNAPNMTPMSNAISSNLVYSANGSNVDTTICNGKVLMEGRKLLTVDEGHILSEAKRAIAEMKGLRESESEE; encoded by the coding sequence ATGGAAAGTCAAAACATATTAATCAAAAATGCCACTATACTAAATCCATTGGGAAATGGAAAAACTGAAGAAAAGAATGCTGATGTATTGATAGTTGAAGATAGGATTGCAGAAATAGGAAGTGCAATCGACGAATCAAATGCAGAAAAGATTATTGACGCTACTGATAAGATATTGATGCCAGGGCTTGTCAACACTCACACTCACATTTCAATGTCACTTTTACGTGGAATAGCTGATGACTTGGAATTGGACACTTGGCTTAACGATCATATCTGGCCTATGGAAGCACACTTAAGCAGGGAGTACTGTTACATAGGTGCACTTCTTGGTGCGGCTGAAATGATCAAGAGCGGTACAACCACATTTTCAGACATGTACTTCTATATGGATGGAGTTGCCCAAGCTGTAGAGGAAATTGGAATGAGGGCAGTGTTGTCATATGGTATGATTGATTTCGGCATTGAGGAAAAACGTGAGAATGAATTCAAGGAAAACATATCTTTAATAAAAAATCACAACAATACTGCTGATGGAAGAATCACTACAATGTTCGGTCCACATTCAATCTATACCACTTCAAGTGAGCTTCTCGAGAGGGTTAGAAAGGAAGCTGATAAGCATCAAGTTGGTATCCACATTCATATGAATGAGACAATGAAGGAAATTAATGATTGTAAGGAAGCTCATCAAAATAAAAGGCCCTTTGAGTATTTAGATGACTTGGGCATATTAGGTAGTGATATTGTTGCTGCTCATGGTGTATGGTTGGACCAAAATGAGATAGATTTGATTAAAAAGTATGATGTCAAGGTTTCACACAACCCATGCAGTAACATGAAACTTGCTTCAGGTGCAGCACCTATAGGTGAATTATTGAAACAAAATATTTGTGTCGGACTTGGTACTGATGGTGCTTCAAGCAATAACAATCTTGACATGTTCGATGAGATGAAGTTTGCAGCACTTCTTCAAAAGGTTTCAACACTCAATCCTAAATTGGCAACAGCTGATGAAGTGATTAATATGGCAACATTCAATGGCGCAAATGCATTAGGAATTGATGCAGGTTCAATTGAAGTTGGCAAGAGGGCAGATCTTATTCTTGTTGATACCAATGCTCCTAACATGACTCCAATGAGCAATGCGATTTCATCCAATCTTGTCTACTCTGCTAACGGTTCCAATGTTGACACTACCATTTGTAATGGTAAGGTATTGATGGAAGGCAGAAAATTGCTTACTGTAGATGAAGGCCATATCTTAAGTGAGGCAAAAAGGGCTATTGCAGAAATGAAAGGGTTAAGAGAATCAGAATCTGAGGAATAG